The following are from one region of the Oncorhynchus tshawytscha isolate Ot180627B linkage group LG24, Otsh_v2.0, whole genome shotgun sequence genome:
- the LOC112223751 gene encoding carnitine O-palmitoyltransferase 1, liver isoform isoform X1 translates to MAEAHQAVAFQFTVTPEGIDLQLSHQALTEIYLSGLRSWKKKLIRLKNGVITGVYPASPSSWLFVVIAILATMYMRSDPSMGLIAKIQEHLPVSQSLSAQCQTVVSAVLFSTLLWFSLIFTMRMCLKQLLSYHRWMFEQRGKMSNTTKVWVALVRIFSGRQPLLYSYQGSLPNQPVPAVKDTVKRYLESVRPLTTPDEFERMASLATQFESSLGNRLQWYLKLKALWASNYVSDWWEEYIYLRGRSPIMVNSNYYGMDFLYVTPTPIQAARAGNTLHAFLMYRRKLNREELKPSRVPGTVIPLCAAQCERMFNTTRTPGEETDTVQHWQDSDYVAVYHRGRYFRLRMYSSSRPLSPREIESQLQRILDDPSPPSPGEEKLGALTAGDRIPWAKARKEYFSLGVNKRSLDCIEKAAFFVTLDDDEQGMMGEDPAASLDRYAKSLLHGKCYDRWFDKSFSVVIYKNGKIGLNAEHSWADAPVVAHLWEYVLATDSFQLGYNEEGHCKGEVDASLPRPQRLSWDITPECQEQISQSLAVAQALADDVDFHVFSFRDFGKGMIKKCRISPDAYIQLALQLAYYRDRGMFCLTYEASMTRLFREGRTETVRSCSNESCAFIKALEGGEGVEVCRRLLRQASEKHQNLYKHAMTGAGIDRHLFCLYVVSKYLGVDSPFLKEVLSEPWHLSTSQTPVQQVELFDMVNHPEYVSCGGGFGPVADDGYGVSYTIMGENMMNFHISCKHSCSQTSSHKYGGQIRQALRDMLQLLCPDQREPSRTDQSQTKKDL, encoded by the exons ATGGCTGAAGCCCACCAGGCCGTGGCCTTCCAGTTCACGGTGACTCCGGAAGGCATCGACCTGCAGCTGTCCCACCAGGCCCTCACGGAGATCTACCTCTCGGGCCTGCGCTCCTGGAAAAAGAAGTTAATCCGCCTCAAG AATGGTGTGATAACGGGGGTGTACCCGGCCAGTCCCTCCTCCTGGCTGTTTGTGGTCATCGCCATCCTGGCCACCATGTACATGCGCTCTGACCCCTCCATGGGTCTCATCGCCAAGATCCAGGAGCACCTACCGGTCAG TCAGTCTCTGAGTGCCCAGTGTCAGACGGTGGTGTCGGCGGTGCTGTTCAGCACGCTGCTCTGGTTCTCCCTCATCTTCACCATGCGCATGTGCCTGAAGCAGCTCCTCTCCTACCACCGCTGGATGTTCGAGCAGCGCGGCAAGATGTCCAACACAACCAAAGTCTGGGTG gCGCTGGTGCGGATCTTCTCGGGCAGACAGCCTCTCCTCTACAGCTACCAGGGCTCTCTGCCAAACCAGCCCGTGCCGGCCGTCAAAGACACGGTCAAGAGG TATCTGGAGTCGGTGCGGCCGCTGACGACCCCTGATGAGTTTGAACGCATGGCGTCGCTGGCCACCCAGTTTGAGAGCAGCCTGGGGAACCGGCTACAGTGGTACCTCAAACTCAAGGCCCTCTGGGCTTCCAACTAC GTGAGCGACTGGTGGGAGGAGTACATCTACCTGAGAGGACGGAGCCCTATCATGGTCAACAGCAACTACTACGGCATG gacTTCTTGTATGTGACGCCCACCCCCATCCAGGCTGCCAGAGCAGGCAACACCCTTCATGCCTTCCTCATGTACCGCAGGAAACTCAACAGAGAGGAGCTCAAGCCT AGTCGTGTTCCAGGCACTGTCATTCCTCTGTGTGCAGCTCAGTGTGAGAGGATGTTCAACACCACACGCACTCCTGGAGAGGAGACCG ACACGGTGCAGCACTGGCAGGACAGTGACTATGTGGCGGTGTACCACCGGGGGCGCTACTTCCGTCTGAGGATGTACTCATCTAGCCGGCCGCTGTCACCACGCGAGATCGAGTCGCAGCTCCAGAGGATCCTGGATGACCCGTCGCCCCCCTCCCCGGGAGAGGAGAAGCTCGGGGCCCTGACAGCTGGAGACAG AATTCCCTGGGCCAAGGCCAGGAAGGAATACTTCAGCTTGGGCGTGAACAAGCGGTCACTCGACTGCATCGAGAAAGCAGCGTTCTTTGTGACCTTGGACGATGACGAGCAAGGCATGATGGGAGAAGACCCAGCTGCTAGTCTGGACCGTTACGCGAAGTCCCTGCTCCACGGGAAGTGTTACGACAG GTGGTTTGACAAGTCATTCTCCGTTGTGATCTATAAAAATGGGAAGATCGGTCTGAATGCTGAGCACTCATGGGCCGATGCACCGGTGGTAGCACACTTATGGGAG TATGTGTTGGCCACAGACAGTTTCCAGCTGGGGTACAATGAAGAGGGCCATTGTAAGGGAGAGGTGGATGCCTCTCTACCCCGACCTCAGAGACTGAGCTGGGACATCACCCCAGAG tgtcaGGAGCAGATCTCCCAGTCTCTGGCGGTGGCCCAGGCGCTGGCCGACGATGTGGACTTCCACGTCTTCTCTTTCCGGGACTTTGGCAAGGGCATGATCAAGAAGTGCCGCATCAGTCCTGACGCCTACATCCAGCTGGCCCTTCAGCTGGCCTACTACAGG gACAGGGGCATGTTCTGTCTGACCTACGAGGCCTCCATGACCCGTCTGTTTAGGGAGGGCCGGACAGAGACTGTGCGCTCCTGCTCCAATGAAAGCTGTGCCTTCATCAAAgccctggagggaggagag GGGGTAGAGGTGTGCAGGAGACTTCTCCGCCAAGCCTCAGAGAAGCACCAGAACCTGTACAAACATGCCATGACTGGCGCCGGCATCGACAGGCACCTCTTCTGTCTCTATGTGGTCTCCAAATACCTTGGGGTGGACTCTCCCTTCCTGAAAGAG GTGCTGTCCGAGCCATGGCATCTCTCTACCAGTCAGACTCCTGTCCAGCAGGTGGAGCTGTTTGACATGGTCAACCACCCAGAGTACGTCTCCTGTGGCGGAGGCTTTGGCCCG GTGGCGGACGATGGTTACGGGGTGTCCTACACCATCATGGGAGAGAACATGATGAACTTTCACATCTCCTGCAAACACTCCTGCTCACAGACT AGTTCCCACAAGTATGGAGGTCAGATCAGGCAGGCCCTGCGGGACATGCTTCAGCTACTCTGCCCAGACCAAAGAGAACCCTCTAGaacagaccagagccagaccaagAAGGACCTGTAG
- the LOC112223751 gene encoding carnitine O-palmitoyltransferase 1, liver isoform isoform X2, whose translation MAEAHQAVAFQFTVTPEGIDLQLSHQALTEIYLSGLRSWKKKLIRLKNGVITGVYPASPSSWLFVVIAILATMYMRSDPSMGLIAKIQEHLPVSQSLSAQCQTVVSAVLFSTLLWFSLIFTMRMCLKQLLSYHRWMFEQRGKMSNTTKVWVALVRIFSGRQPLLYSYQGSLPNQPVPAVKDTVKRYLESVRPLTTPDEFERMASLATQFESSLGNRLQWYLKLKALWASNYVSDWWEEYIYLRGRSPIMVNSNYYGMDFLYVTPTPIQAARAGNTLHAFLMYRRKLNREELKPWFLMSSVPCCSYQFERMFDSCRIPGTITDTVQHWQDSDYVAVYHRGRYFRLRMYSSSRPLSPREIESQLQRILDDPSPPSPGEEKLGALTAGDRIPWAKARKEYFSLGVNKRSLDCIEKAAFFVTLDDDEQGMMGEDPAASLDRYAKSLLHGKCYDRWFDKSFSVVIYKNGKIGLNAEHSWADAPVVAHLWEYVLATDSFQLGYNEEGHCKGEVDASLPRPQRLSWDITPECQEQISQSLAVAQALADDVDFHVFSFRDFGKGMIKKCRISPDAYIQLALQLAYYRDRGMFCLTYEASMTRLFREGRTETVRSCSNESCAFIKALEGGEGVEVCRRLLRQASEKHQNLYKHAMTGAGIDRHLFCLYVVSKYLGVDSPFLKEVLSEPWHLSTSQTPVQQVELFDMVNHPEYVSCGGGFGPVADDGYGVSYTIMGENMMNFHISCKHSCSQTSSHKYGGQIRQALRDMLQLLCPDQREPSRTDQSQTKKDL comes from the exons ATGGCTGAAGCCCACCAGGCCGTGGCCTTCCAGTTCACGGTGACTCCGGAAGGCATCGACCTGCAGCTGTCCCACCAGGCCCTCACGGAGATCTACCTCTCGGGCCTGCGCTCCTGGAAAAAGAAGTTAATCCGCCTCAAG AATGGTGTGATAACGGGGGTGTACCCGGCCAGTCCCTCCTCCTGGCTGTTTGTGGTCATCGCCATCCTGGCCACCATGTACATGCGCTCTGACCCCTCCATGGGTCTCATCGCCAAGATCCAGGAGCACCTACCGGTCAG TCAGTCTCTGAGTGCCCAGTGTCAGACGGTGGTGTCGGCGGTGCTGTTCAGCACGCTGCTCTGGTTCTCCCTCATCTTCACCATGCGCATGTGCCTGAAGCAGCTCCTCTCCTACCACCGCTGGATGTTCGAGCAGCGCGGCAAGATGTCCAACACAACCAAAGTCTGGGTG gCGCTGGTGCGGATCTTCTCGGGCAGACAGCCTCTCCTCTACAGCTACCAGGGCTCTCTGCCAAACCAGCCCGTGCCGGCCGTCAAAGACACGGTCAAGAGG TATCTGGAGTCGGTGCGGCCGCTGACGACCCCTGATGAGTTTGAACGCATGGCGTCGCTGGCCACCCAGTTTGAGAGCAGCCTGGGGAACCGGCTACAGTGGTACCTCAAACTCAAGGCCCTCTGGGCTTCCAACTAC GTGAGCGACTGGTGGGAGGAGTACATCTACCTGAGAGGACGGAGCCCTATCATGGTCAACAGCAACTACTACGGCATG gacTTCTTGTATGTGACGCCCACCCCCATCCAGGCTGCCAGAGCAGGCAACACCCTTCATGCCTTCCTCATGTACCGCAGGAAACTCAACAGAGAGGAGCTCAAGCCT TGGTTTTTGATGTCTTCGGTCCCTTGCTGTTCCTATCAGTTTGAGAGGATGTTTGACTCTTGTCGAATCCCCGGGACGATCACAG ACACGGTGCAGCACTGGCAGGACAGTGACTATGTGGCGGTGTACCACCGGGGGCGCTACTTCCGTCTGAGGATGTACTCATCTAGCCGGCCGCTGTCACCACGCGAGATCGAGTCGCAGCTCCAGAGGATCCTGGATGACCCGTCGCCCCCCTCCCCGGGAGAGGAGAAGCTCGGGGCCCTGACAGCTGGAGACAG AATTCCCTGGGCCAAGGCCAGGAAGGAATACTTCAGCTTGGGCGTGAACAAGCGGTCACTCGACTGCATCGAGAAAGCAGCGTTCTTTGTGACCTTGGACGATGACGAGCAAGGCATGATGGGAGAAGACCCAGCTGCTAGTCTGGACCGTTACGCGAAGTCCCTGCTCCACGGGAAGTGTTACGACAG GTGGTTTGACAAGTCATTCTCCGTTGTGATCTATAAAAATGGGAAGATCGGTCTGAATGCTGAGCACTCATGGGCCGATGCACCGGTGGTAGCACACTTATGGGAG TATGTGTTGGCCACAGACAGTTTCCAGCTGGGGTACAATGAAGAGGGCCATTGTAAGGGAGAGGTGGATGCCTCTCTACCCCGACCTCAGAGACTGAGCTGGGACATCACCCCAGAG tgtcaGGAGCAGATCTCCCAGTCTCTGGCGGTGGCCCAGGCGCTGGCCGACGATGTGGACTTCCACGTCTTCTCTTTCCGGGACTTTGGCAAGGGCATGATCAAGAAGTGCCGCATCAGTCCTGACGCCTACATCCAGCTGGCCCTTCAGCTGGCCTACTACAGG gACAGGGGCATGTTCTGTCTGACCTACGAGGCCTCCATGACCCGTCTGTTTAGGGAGGGCCGGACAGAGACTGTGCGCTCCTGCTCCAATGAAAGCTGTGCCTTCATCAAAgccctggagggaggagag GGGGTAGAGGTGTGCAGGAGACTTCTCCGCCAAGCCTCAGAGAAGCACCAGAACCTGTACAAACATGCCATGACTGGCGCCGGCATCGACAGGCACCTCTTCTGTCTCTATGTGGTCTCCAAATACCTTGGGGTGGACTCTCCCTTCCTGAAAGAG GTGCTGTCCGAGCCATGGCATCTCTCTACCAGTCAGACTCCTGTCCAGCAGGTGGAGCTGTTTGACATGGTCAACCACCCAGAGTACGTCTCCTGTGGCGGAGGCTTTGGCCCG GTGGCGGACGATGGTTACGGGGTGTCCTACACCATCATGGGAGAGAACATGATGAACTTTCACATCTCCTGCAAACACTCCTGCTCACAGACT AGTTCCCACAAGTATGGAGGTCAGATCAGGCAGGCCCTGCGGGACATGCTTCAGCTACTCTGCCCAGACCAAAGAGAACCCTCTAGaacagaccagagccagaccaagAAGGACCTGTAG